A single genomic interval of Buchnera aphidicola str. Bp (Baizongia pistaciae) harbors:
- the yajC gene encoding preprotein translocase subunit YajC: protein MDNFISHIYAVENSTTIPSSNSYSLIFMLLVFLSIFYFMIFRPQRKKIQEHDRLIKSLSYGDEVFTSSGFVGKIVKITKTGYIVLELNNNVEVFVKSDFIVSIFPKGTLKNMKSM, encoded by the coding sequence ATGGATAATTTTATTTCACATATTTATGCTGTAGAAAATAGTACTACTATTCCTAGTAGCAATTCGTATTCTCTTATATTTATGTTATTGGTATTTTTATCAATTTTTTATTTTATGATTTTTCGCCCTCAAAGAAAAAAGATTCAAGAACATGATAGATTAATAAAATCTTTGTCATATGGTGATGAAGTTTTTACTTCTAGCGGTTTTGTAGGAAAAATAGTAAAGATAACAAAAACAGGTTATATTGTTTTAGAGTTAAATAATAATGTTGAAGTTTTCGTTAAGTCTGATTTTATAGTATCTATATTTCCAAAGGGTACGTTAAAAAATATGAAATCAATGTAA